Proteins from one Mucilaginibacter jinjuensis genomic window:
- a CDS encoding DinB family protein, protein MNAPQPDEYSPMQAGYVQLASEHGDVIELLTELKDSTYNFFMQLPPEKGDYAYAEDKWTVKQCLNHIIDTEKIFAYRLLCFARGEKQIMPGFSQNDYEAAAHSNTRTLPSLAEEFKTVRAGNLFFINSLTPEELAIRGNATGYTITVKALLYAMAGHELHHLNILRERYL, encoded by the coding sequence ATGAATGCACCCCAACCCGATGAATACTCGCCGATGCAGGCCGGTTATGTACAACTGGCCAGTGAACACGGTGATGTTATTGAATTACTCACTGAGCTAAAAGACAGCACCTATAATTTCTTTATGCAACTGCCTCCCGAGAAAGGAGACTATGCCTACGCCGAAGATAAGTGGACGGTAAAGCAATGCCTGAACCATATAATTGATACCGAAAAAATCTTTGCGTATCGCCTGCTCTGCTTCGCCCGTGGCGAAAAGCAAATCATGCCGGGATTTAGTCAGAATGATTATGAGGCAGCAGCGCACTCTAATACCCGCACATTACCCAGTTTGGCCGAGGAGTTTAAAACCGTGCGTGCCGGTAATCTATTTTTCATCAATAGTTTAACGCCTGAAGAATTGGCCATCAGAGGAAATGCCACCGGTTATACCATTACTGTTAAAGCATTACTGTATGCTATGGCTGGGCATGAACTGCACCATTTGAATATTTTGAGAGAAAGATATTTGTAG
- a CDS encoding YifB family Mg chelatase-like AAA ATPase, with protein MLVKTFGSAVYGIDATTITIEVNISGGKPLYFIVGLPDNAVRESMQRVESALSTSGFRMPRQKIVVNMAPADIRKEGSAYDLTIATAILAASGQVVTEELDKYIIMGELSLDGSLQPIKGALPIAIQARKEGFKGFILPKQNAREAAIVNDLEVYGVDNIKELVGFFDGDLKLEPEIVNTRDEFYNSLCNYDSDFSEVKGQENIKRALEIAAAGGHNVILIGPPGAGKTMLARRLPSILPPLSLMEALETTKIHSVAGKLSAADALVTVRPFRSPHHTISDVALVGGGGNPQPGEISLAHNGVLFLDELPEFKRSVLEVMRQPLEERRVTISRAKFTVDYPSSFMLVASMNPCPCGYYNHPEKECVCPPGVVQKYLSKISGPLLDRIDLHVEVTPVNFNELSSERKAEESELIRERVIKAREVQIERFVDRPDLHANAQMSPQMVRELCKISTAGQNLLKKAMEKLGLSARAYDRILKVARTIADLAASEDIQIEHLAEAIQFRSLDREGWAG; from the coding sequence TTGTTAGTTAAAACCTTTGGCAGCGCTGTTTACGGTATCGATGCTACAACCATTACCATAGAAGTTAATATTAGCGGCGGCAAACCTTTATATTTTATAGTTGGCCTGCCCGATAATGCCGTGCGCGAATCAATGCAAAGGGTTGAGAGCGCCTTAAGCACATCCGGCTTTAGGATGCCGCGGCAAAAAATTGTGGTTAATATGGCCCCGGCTGATATCCGCAAAGAAGGTTCGGCTTATGATTTAACTATCGCTACCGCCATACTTGCGGCATCGGGCCAGGTGGTTACTGAAGAACTGGATAAGTATATCATCATGGGGGAACTATCTCTTGATGGTAGCCTGCAACCGATTAAAGGTGCTTTGCCTATTGCGATACAAGCACGTAAAGAAGGGTTTAAAGGTTTCATCCTTCCCAAACAAAACGCCCGCGAAGCTGCCATTGTAAACGACCTGGAAGTTTATGGGGTTGATAATATTAAAGAGCTTGTAGGTTTCTTCGATGGCGACCTGAAGCTGGAACCCGAAATTGTAAATACCCGAGATGAGTTTTACAACAGCCTCTGCAACTACGACAGCGATTTTAGTGAGGTAAAAGGCCAGGAAAATATTAAACGCGCCTTGGAAATTGCCGCAGCTGGTGGGCACAATGTGATACTGATAGGCCCGCCGGGCGCGGGTAAAACCATGCTGGCGCGGAGGTTGCCTTCTATCCTGCCGCCATTGAGTTTGATGGAAGCACTGGAAACCACCAAGATCCATTCAGTTGCCGGGAAGCTTTCGGCAGCAGATGCCTTGGTTACGGTTAGGCCATTCCGTTCGCCGCATCATACTATTTCGGACGTAGCCTTAGTTGGCGGTGGTGGCAACCCGCAACCGGGCGAAATTTCGCTGGCCCATAATGGCGTTTTGTTTCTGGACGAGTTGCCCGAATTTAAGCGCAGCGTACTGGAAGTAATGCGCCAACCATTGGAAGAACGCCGGGTTACCATCTCGCGCGCCAAGTTTACTGTTGACTATCCATCGAGCTTTATGCTGGTGGCCAGTATGAACCCATGCCCGTGCGGTTATTATAATCACCCCGAGAAAGAATGTGTTTGTCCGCCGGGTGTGGTGCAGAAATATTTGAGTAAAATCTCCGGCCCGTTATTAGATCGTATCGACCTGCATGTAGAAGTTACCCCGGTAAATTTTAATGAACTATCATCCGAACGCAAGGCGGAAGAAAGCGAATTGATCCGCGAGCGGGTAATTAAAGCAAGAGAAGTCCAGATAGAACGTTTTGTGGATAGGCCAGACCTGCATGCCAATGCACAAATGAGCCCGCAAATGGTACGCGAATTGTGTAAGATCAGTACCGCCGGGCAGAACCTACTTAAGAAAGCGATGGAAAAACTGGGCCTCTCTGCCCGTGCCTACGACCGCATCCTGAAAGTAGCCCGCACCATTGCCGACCTTGCTGCAAGCGAAGATATTCAAATAGAACATTTGGCCGAGGCAATACAATTCAGGAGTTTAGATAGAGAGGGATGGGCCGGGTAG
- a CDS encoding DinB family protein, with protein sequence MSTPLPNEYAPLQANYVQIASNRGDIVKLLNKLKDDTYEFLTQIPRGKASFAYAEGKWTVKQVISHLIDSERIFAYRLLCFSRGERTELPSFDQDQYVFAIDAESRSIKSLADEFKATREANMYLYESLTPEQLTLTGSANGYFMTVNGLLYVIAGHEIHHLGILRDRYL encoded by the coding sequence ATGAGTACACCTTTACCAAATGAATATGCCCCCTTGCAGGCCAACTATGTACAAATTGCCAGTAACCGCGGTGATATTGTTAAACTGTTAAACAAGTTAAAAGACGATACCTACGAGTTTTTAACCCAGATACCCCGCGGTAAAGCAAGCTTTGCCTACGCCGAAGGTAAGTGGACTGTTAAACAGGTAATAAGCCATTTGATTGATAGCGAACGGATATTCGCCTACCGCTTGCTCTGCTTTTCGCGCGGAGAAAGGACGGAACTGCCAAGCTTTGACCAGGACCAGTATGTATTTGCGATAGATGCTGAGAGCAGAAGCATAAAAAGCCTTGCAGACGAATTTAAAGCAACGCGCGAGGCCAACATGTATCTTTATGAAAGCCTAACCCCCGAGCAGCTAACCCTTACCGGCAGCGCCAATGGTTATTTTATGACCGTTAACGGTTTGCTTTATGTAATAGCCGGGCACGAAATACATCACCTGGGTATTTTAAGAGATAGATATTTGTAG
- a CDS encoding sensor histidine kinase, which produces MNPYEQRKRWKYLLLAFAVVIASGSLLYTKYLVNNLVRAERTRAQVWALSMKQLLSSDDNDNVNYVLSVRDSLSVPAIVVDEKGDLKFSKGLDTTKTFIPEVVSAGLKDRNLPKYDLQYFKDELASMKKQHEPIRVDVFRGSYWLVYYKDSPLLTQLRVFPYIQLSVIAVFLMVAYTAFNSSRKSEQNQVWVGLAKETAHQLGTPISSLMAWIELMKEKFNAEDDPLIAEMENDVHRLEIVADRFSKIGSKPVLEPQYVYDVVKDYVDYFRVRVSNKITFEVTGNRNLKAGLNIPLFDWVIENLLKNAVNAIDGTGSIRVDISGSKAEKKIYIDVTDTGKGIPRNKFETVFKPGYTTRKRGWGLGLSLTRRMVVNYHNGQIFVKDSELGKGTTFRIALKSMMKEVAEPAVVA; this is translated from the coding sequence ATGAACCCTTACGAACAAAGAAAACGCTGGAAATATTTGCTGCTTGCTTTTGCTGTAGTTATAGCCAGCGGATCATTGTTATACACCAAATACCTTGTTAATAACCTGGTTAGGGCCGAGCGTACCCGTGCGCAGGTGTGGGCGTTGAGTATGAAACAATTGCTCTCGTCTGATGATAATGATAATGTAAATTATGTTTTGTCTGTACGCGACAGCTTGTCGGTACCTGCCATTGTTGTTGACGAAAAAGGAGATTTAAAATTTTCGAAAGGACTGGATACCACTAAAACATTTATACCCGAAGTAGTATCTGCCGGGTTAAAGGATAGAAACTTACCCAAATACGACCTGCAATATTTTAAAGATGAGTTGGCCAGCATGAAAAAACAACATGAGCCTATTAGGGTTGATGTTTTTCGCGGAAGCTATTGGCTGGTATACTATAAAGATTCACCGTTGCTTACCCAGTTAAGGGTATTTCCTTATATCCAGCTTTCTGTTATTGCCGTGTTTTTAATGGTTGCTTATACTGCATTTAACTCTTCACGAAAATCTGAACAGAACCAGGTTTGGGTAGGGTTGGCTAAAGAAACCGCCCACCAGTTGGGTACGCCAATATCTTCATTAATGGCCTGGATTGAGTTGATGAAAGAGAAATTTAATGCCGAGGACGACCCGCTGATTGCCGAAATGGAGAACGACGTGCACCGTTTAGAAATTGTTGCCGACCGTTTCTCGAAAATAGGTTCGAAGCCGGTACTGGAGCCACAATATGTTTATGATGTGGTGAAAGATTATGTTGATTATTTCCGGGTACGTGTAAGTAATAAAATAACCTTCGAGGTAACCGGTAACCGCAACTTAAAGGCCGGCCTCAATATCCCGTTGTTTGATTGGGTGATTGAAAATTTACTTAAAAATGCCGTTAACGCCATTGATGGCACCGGAAGCATCAGGGTAGACATATCTGGCAGCAAGGCCGAAAAGAAAATTTATATAGATGTAACTGATACCGGTAAAGGCATCCCGCGTAATAAGTTCGAAACCGTATTTAAGCCAGGTTACACTACCCGTAAGCGAGGTTGGGGCCTGGGCCTCTCACTCACCCGCCGTATGGTGGTTAACTACCACAACGGGCAAATATTTGTAAAAGATTCTGAACTGGGTAAAGGCACCACCTTCCGCATTGCGCTGAAAAGTATGATGAAGGAAGTGGCAGAACCTGCTGTGGTGGCGTAA
- the dcp gene encoding peptidyl-dipeptidase Dcp produces MNLKKISGLSALALLAVAGVSCKRLSTAGADNGEATNPFFEASKLPLQAPDFTKIKDSDYQPALEEGMKQQQAEISKIADNTEAPTFENTLVALEKSGQLLNRVNGVFNLVTSANTNPTLQKVQEDEASKLAANTDAIFLNTKLFKRVQAIYQKRNDLKLDAESKRLVEYYEQRFELAGANLSESAKDTLKKYNQEEAGLSAKFTNMVLAANKAGALLITDKSELAGLSDAEIQAAAENSKAAKQDGKWLLSLQNTTQQPLLQSLSNRATRQKLFEASYTRADKGDANDTRKTIARIAELHALEAKLLGFRNYADWKLRDQMAQTPEAVEQFLGKLVPAATAKAKAEAADIQAVIDQQKGGFKLEPWDWNFYAEQVRKAKYDLDENQIKPYFELDKVLKDGVFYAANQLYGLTFKERKDLPVYQPDVRVFDVFDKDGSQLGIFYCDYFKRDNKNGGAWMSNIVGQSKLLNQKPVIYNVCNFTKPAPGKPALISADDAKTMFHEFGHGLHGLFANEQYPTLASPNTARDYVEFPSQFNEHWMMDPKVFAHFAVHYQTGAPMPQALVDKIKKAGTFNQGYALTEALGGDAIDMAWNTLSADNAKQDVDKFEAASLAKAGLNLSQVPPRYRSSYFLHIWSNGYAAGYYAYAWTEMLDDDAFSWFEENGGLTRANGQRFRDMILSKGNTESYADMFKAFRGHNPDINPMLKSRGLVK; encoded by the coding sequence ATGAACCTGAAAAAAATTTCCGGTCTGTCGGCACTGGCACTGCTCGCTGTTGCGGGTGTATCCTGCAAACGTTTAAGCACCGCAGGCGCAGATAATGGCGAAGCCACTAATCCGTTTTTCGAGGCAAGCAAGCTACCCTTGCAGGCACCAGATTTTACCAAGATAAAAGATAGCGACTACCAGCCTGCCCTTGAAGAAGGCATGAAGCAGCAGCAAGCCGAGATCAGCAAAATTGCAGATAATACAGAAGCGCCTACTTTCGAAAACACTTTAGTGGCCCTGGAAAAAAGCGGACAATTGCTTAACCGTGTAAACGGCGTTTTTAACCTCGTAACCAGTGCCAATACCAACCCCACCTTGCAAAAGGTACAGGAAGATGAAGCATCTAAACTGGCTGCAAACACCGATGCCATTTTCTTAAATACCAAATTGTTTAAACGTGTACAGGCCATCTACCAAAAACGCAACGATTTAAAACTGGATGCCGAATCGAAACGATTGGTTGAATATTACGAACAACGGTTCGAGCTGGCCGGGGCTAACCTATCTGAAAGTGCAAAAGATACGCTTAAGAAATACAACCAGGAAGAAGCCGGACTGAGCGCCAAATTCACCAACATGGTACTGGCAGCTAACAAAGCCGGTGCATTATTAATTACCGACAAAAGCGAATTAGCCGGCTTATCAGATGCCGAAATCCAGGCTGCTGCCGAGAATTCAAAAGCCGCTAAGCAGGATGGTAAATGGTTATTATCATTACAAAATACTACCCAGCAACCATTACTGCAGTCGCTGAGTAACCGGGCAACCCGTCAGAAATTATTTGAAGCATCATACACGCGTGCCGACAAAGGCGATGCCAACGATACCCGCAAAACCATTGCACGTATTGCCGAACTGCACGCTTTAGAAGCTAAGTTGTTAGGCTTTAGAAACTATGCCGACTGGAAACTGCGCGATCAAATGGCCCAAACACCAGAAGCTGTTGAGCAATTTCTGGGTAAACTGGTACCAGCCGCTACTGCAAAAGCAAAAGCTGAGGCTGCCGATATTCAGGCTGTGATAGATCAACAAAAAGGTGGCTTTAAACTGGAGCCCTGGGATTGGAATTTTTATGCAGAGCAGGTGCGCAAAGCAAAATATGACCTGGATGAGAACCAGATTAAACCATATTTTGAACTGGATAAGGTTTTAAAGGATGGTGTATTTTATGCAGCCAACCAACTGTACGGATTAACGTTTAAAGAGCGTAAAGATTTACCTGTATACCAACCTGATGTACGTGTATTTGATGTATTTGACAAAGACGGCAGCCAGCTAGGTATCTTCTATTGCGATTACTTTAAACGCGATAATAAAAACGGTGGTGCCTGGATGAGCAACATTGTAGGACAATCTAAATTACTGAACCAGAAACCGGTAATTTATAACGTGTGCAACTTTACCAAACCAGCACCAGGTAAACCGGCTTTAATTAGCGCCGATGATGCTAAAACCATGTTCCACGAATTTGGTCATGGGTTGCATGGTTTGTTCGCTAATGAGCAGTACCCAACCCTGGCCAGCCCGAATACTGCGCGTGATTATGTAGAATTCCCATCGCAATTTAATGAGCACTGGATGATGGATCCTAAAGTATTTGCCCACTTCGCTGTACATTACCAAACTGGTGCGCCAATGCCACAAGCTTTAGTTGATAAAATTAAAAAAGCAGGCACCTTTAACCAGGGCTATGCCTTAACCGAAGCTTTGGGTGGTGATGCTATTGATATGGCATGGAACACCCTTAGCGCCGATAATGCCAAACAGGATGTAGATAAATTTGAAGCAGCATCTCTGGCAAAAGCCGGATTGAATTTATCGCAGGTACCGCCGCGTTACCGCTCAAGTTATTTTCTGCACATCTGGTCTAATGGCTATGCCGCCGGTTACTATGCTTACGCATGGACTGAAATGTTGGATGATGATGCCTTCTCCTGGTTTGAAGAAAACGGTGGTTTAACCCGCGCTAATGGTCAGCGTTTCCGCGATATGATCTTGTCTAAAGGTAATACCGAAAGCTACGCAGATATGTTCAAAGCCTTCCGCGGCCACAACCCGGATATTAACCCGATGTTGAAGAGCAGGGGATTGGTGAAGTAA
- the pdxA gene encoding 4-hydroxythreonine-4-phosphate dehydrogenase PdxA, with protein sequence MSEKIKVGISIGDVNGIGLEVIIKTLADARVFDYCTPIVYGHTKVASFHRRLSNVHDLNFNVISHASQAVHKKANMINCWEEDVKIEVGVNNETGGKYAFLSLQKATDDLVNGDIDALVTAPINKENIQNDEFKFPGHTEYLQERDNAPESLMFLVSDTLRVGVVTGHIPVTKIAESITVEKILGKLKLMNASLQTDFWIRKPRIAVLGLNPHAGDNGLIGTEEQTTIIPAIEEARANDIMAFGPYPADGFFANGTYMQFDAVLAMYHDQGLIPFKTIAFESGVNYTAGLKFVRTSPDHGTAYDIAGKNQASEISFREALFTAIHIVKHRRETAELNENPLKFTKLSRDRD encoded by the coding sequence ATGAGCGAAAAAATTAAAGTAGGTATTAGTATTGGTGATGTAAACGGCATTGGGCTCGAAGTAATTATAAAAACTTTGGCCGATGCGCGCGTTTTTGATTATTGTACACCTATTGTTTACGGGCATACTAAAGTTGCATCATTTCACCGCCGTTTAAGCAACGTACACGACCTCAACTTTAACGTTATCAGCCATGCATCGCAGGCTGTACACAAAAAAGCCAACATGATTAATTGCTGGGAAGAGGACGTGAAGATAGAAGTTGGCGTTAACAACGAAACCGGCGGCAAATACGCGTTCCTTTCTTTGCAGAAAGCCACTGATGATTTAGTGAACGGCGATATTGATGCGTTGGTTACCGCCCCCATCAACAAAGAAAACATCCAGAACGACGAGTTTAAATTTCCGGGACATACCGAATATTTGCAGGAGCGTGATAATGCGCCCGAGTCATTAATGTTTTTAGTAAGCGATACCCTGCGTGTTGGCGTAGTTACCGGCCACATACCTGTTACTAAAATAGCAGAGAGTATTACCGTTGAGAAAATACTGGGTAAGCTGAAGCTGATGAACGCTTCATTGCAAACCGATTTCTGGATCCGGAAACCACGTATTGCCGTGCTGGGCTTAAACCCGCATGCAGGTGATAACGGTTTAATTGGCACCGAAGAACAAACTACAATCATTCCGGCTATTGAAGAAGCCCGTGCCAATGATATTATGGCATTTGGCCCTTACCCGGCTGATGGCTTTTTTGCCAACGGCACTTACATGCAGTTTGATGCAGTGCTGGCCATGTACCACGACCAAGGATTAATTCCGTTTAAAACCATCGCTTTTGAATCGGGTGTTAACTACACTGCGGGATTAAAATTTGTACGCACATCGCCCGATCATGGCACGGCGTATGATATTGCAGGTAAAAACCAGGCCTCAGAAATTTCATTCCGCGAAGCTTTGTTTACAGCTATCCATATTGTAAAACACAGACGCGAGACAGCCGAACTGAACGAAAATCCATTGAAGTTTACCAAGTTAAGCCGCGACCGGGATTAA
- the gltX gene encoding glutamate--tRNA ligase, with product MSDQKVRVRFAPSPTGGLHLGGVRTVLFNYLFAKQHNGTFVLRIEDTDQTRYVEGAEQYILDCLKWCGLQADESPVVGGPYAPYRQSERKPLYREYAERLVAQGHAYYAFDTPAELEQKRKEIPNFQYGQAHRNEMCNSISLSQHEVDALLDAHAPHVIRIKMPEDEQIGFTDMIRGAVSFDTNLVDDKVLLKADGMPTYHLAVVVDDFLMKITHAFRGEEWLPSAPVHLLLWKYLGWQEQMPQWAHLPLILKPDGHGKLSKRDGARLGFPVYAMNWFDAKTDELTPGFRELGFLPEAFINLLATLGWNDGTDQELFTIGELIQKFSIDRVSKAGAKFDFEKAKWFNAEWIKKEKGEKIKDEVKGILADKGIVISDDAYLLKVIDTIKDRVVLLPDFYQQSAYFFAVPAEYDLAAVKPKWTDAKTDFFNALIATYKAAPVWQPAELEATFKALAEEKALKIGDVMLPFRIMLVGGKFGPHVFDIAALLGQDETVKRIGLALEAFTA from the coding sequence ATGAGTGACCAGAAAGTAAGGGTGCGTTTTGCACCAAGCCCAACCGGTGGTTTACACCTCGGCGGCGTACGTACCGTATTGTTTAACTACCTTTTTGCAAAGCAGCACAATGGTACTTTTGTTTTACGGATTGAGGATACCGACCAAACCCGCTATGTTGAGGGTGCCGAACAATATATTTTAGACTGCCTTAAATGGTGCGGTTTACAAGCCGATGAAAGCCCTGTGGTTGGCGGCCCTTATGCGCCGTACCGCCAGAGCGAACGTAAACCGCTTTATCGCGAGTATGCCGAACGCCTGGTTGCACAAGGCCATGCTTACTACGCCTTTGATACCCCGGCCGAGCTGGAGCAAAAACGTAAAGAGATCCCTAACTTTCAATATGGCCAGGCACATCGTAACGAGATGTGCAATTCCATTTCATTAAGCCAACATGAGGTTGATGCCTTATTAGATGCACATGCCCCGCACGTGATCCGCATTAAAATGCCGGAAGACGAACAGATTGGTTTTACCGATATGATTCGCGGCGCGGTAAGTTTTGATACCAATTTGGTTGACGATAAAGTGCTGTTGAAAGCTGATGGCATGCCCACTTATCACCTTGCGGTGGTGGTAGACGATTTTTTGATGAAGATTACCCATGCTTTCCGTGGCGAAGAGTGGCTGCCAAGCGCCCCTGTACACCTGCTGCTTTGGAAATACCTGGGCTGGCAGGAGCAAATGCCGCAATGGGCACACTTGCCATTAATATTAAAACCAGACGGCCACGGCAAACTAAGCAAACGTGATGGTGCACGTCTGGGTTTCCCGGTTTATGCCATGAACTGGTTTGATGCTAAAACCGACGAGTTAACCCCGGGTTTCCGCGAGTTAGGCTTTTTACCCGAAGCATTTATTAACCTGCTGGCAACTTTAGGCTGGAACGATGGTACCGACCAGGAGTTATTTACGATTGGAGAACTGATCCAAAAATTCTCGATTGACCGCGTAAGCAAAGCCGGTGCAAAATTCGATTTCGAAAAAGCAAAATGGTTCAATGCCGAGTGGATCAAAAAGGAAAAAGGAGAAAAGATAAAGGACGAAGTTAAAGGGATACTTGCAGATAAGGGTATTGTTATTAGCGATGATGCCTACCTGTTAAAAGTAATAGATACCATTAAAGACCGTGTGGTTTTACTGCCGGATTTTTATCAGCAATCGGCCTACTTTTTTGCAGTGCCTGCCGAGTATGATTTGGCTGCCGTAAAACCAAAATGGACTGACGCTAAAACCGATTTCTTTAACGCATTAATAGCAACTTACAAAGCCGCCCCCGTTTGGCAACCTGCCGAACTGGAAGCTACCTTTAAAGCATTAGCCGAAGAAAAAGCATTGAAGATTGGTGATGTAATGCTACCTTTCCGCATTATGCTGGTTGGTGGTAAATTCGGTCCGCATGTGTTTGATATTGCTGCACTACTTGGCCAGGATGAAACTGTGAAAAGGATTGGATTGGCTTTAGAAGCGTTTACAGCTTAG
- a CDS encoding DUF5009 domain-containing protein — MNNVYNRVRSIDAFRAVTMFLMIFVNDLDGIPKVPTWLKHAGVNADALGLADTIFPAFLFIVGLSIPFAFEKRMKQGDTKIPMRIFTRSFALILIGFYHANMETYDEHAALLPQPVWESLLTFSFFFIFLDYSQITKAKRYILQGFGIGLLIVMSLLYKTSDPGQSWLHLTWWGILGLIGWSYLLCSLIYYYSGGLLWIQAAAWIFFLFFNLDFHFGMLNFLSGVQKYAWIAGNGAMQAFTMAGIFVSVMYMRLKQSQEVKLLWAGMILLAIILFNLGFIVRYFSGGISKAHDTPSWVFICTGISLVVYAFFAFVVDFKHKYNWVKIIEPAGKQTFTCYLVPFLFYPIYQMTDLGYPEYLSEGTGGLIKCLVFSFLMIWLAGLLNKIGIRLKI; from the coding sequence ATGAATAATGTTTACAACCGGGTAAGGTCAATAGATGCGTTCCGCGCGGTTACCATGTTCCTGATGATCTTTGTAAATGATCTGGACGGGATTCCCAAAGTACCAACGTGGCTTAAGCACGCCGGAGTTAATGCAGATGCCCTTGGCCTTGCCGATACTATTTTCCCGGCCTTTTTATTTATAGTAGGCCTTTCTATACCCTTCGCTTTCGAAAAGCGGATGAAACAGGGTGATACCAAAATCCCGATGCGGATCTTTACCCGCTCATTTGCCCTGATACTCATTGGTTTTTATCATGCCAATATGGAAACCTACGATGAACATGCTGCCCTACTCCCTCAACCCGTTTGGGAAAGCCTGCTCACCTTTAGTTTCTTCTTCATATTTCTCGATTACAGCCAGATCACAAAGGCAAAACGATATATACTACAAGGTTTTGGAATTGGTTTGCTGATCGTAATGTCACTCCTCTACAAAACCAGCGATCCCGGTCAATCATGGTTACACTTAACCTGGTGGGGTATATTGGGTTTAATTGGCTGGTCGTATTTGTTGTGCAGCCTTATTTATTACTATTCTGGTGGGTTGTTGTGGATCCAGGCCGCAGCATGGATCTTCTTCCTGTTCTTCAACCTTGATTTTCATTTCGGCATGCTTAACTTTTTGAGCGGTGTGCAAAAATATGCCTGGATAGCCGGTAATGGCGCTATGCAAGCCTTTACCATGGCAGGCATATTTGTATCTGTAATGTATATGCGCCTTAAACAAAGCCAGGAAGTCAAATTGCTTTGGGCAGGGATGATCCTGTTGGCCATTATCCTTTTCAACCTCGGCTTTATTGTACGCTACTTTAGCGGTGGTATTTCTAAAGCGCACGACACGCCATCGTGGGTATTTATCTGTACCGGTATCAGTTTAGTGGTATATGCTTTCTTTGCCTTTGTGGTCGATTTTAAACACAAGTACAACTGGGTTAAAATTATAGAACCCGCAGGCAAGCAAACTTTTACCTGCTACCTGGTGCCCTTCCTCTTCTACCCTATCTATCAAATGACCGATTTGGGTTATCCCGAATACCTGAGCGAAGGCACAGGCGGCTTAATTAAATGCCTGGTGTTTTCATTCCTGATGATCTGGCTGGCCGGATTGTTAAATAAGATTGGGATTAGGTTGAAGATTTAA
- the rsmA gene encoding 16S rRNA (adenine(1518)-N(6)/adenine(1519)-N(6))-dimethyltransferase RsmA: MSLVRAKKHLGQHFLTDKNIAARIVNGLNPERGYTQVLEVGPGMGILSDVLLQKTEYETYLIDIDTESYEFLLKQYPTAAPRIINADFLEMDFNTIFKKDFAIIGNFPYNISSQILFKVLDNRHQVVEVVGMFQKEVAERCAAKAGSKEYGILSVFLQAYYKVEYLFTVKAGAFNPPPKVLSGVIRLTRNEVFTLDCDEKLFWQVVKAGFNQRRKTLRNALSSLINKEKMGEEALLELRAERLTVADFVNLTNKISETR; the protein is encoded by the coding sequence ATGTCATTGGTCAGAGCGAAAAAGCACCTGGGTCAGCACTTTCTGACTGATAAAAACATTGCTGCCCGTATTGTAAACGGACTAAATCCGGAACGAGGCTATACCCAGGTACTTGAAGTTGGGCCGGGTATGGGAATCCTGTCGGACGTGCTGTTACAGAAGACCGAATACGAAACTTACCTCATCGATATAGATACCGAATCGTATGAGTTTCTGCTGAAACAATACCCCACTGCTGCTCCGCGCATAATCAATGCTGATTTCCTGGAGATGGATTTCAACACCATATTTAAAAAGGACTTCGCCATCATCGGCAACTTCCCCTACAATATTTCTTCGCAGATCTTATTTAAAGTATTGGATAACCGCCACCAGGTTGTTGAGGTGGTTGGTATGTTCCAGAAAGAAGTGGCCGAACGCTGCGCTGCCAAAGCCGGAAGCAAAGAGTATGGCATATTAAGCGTTTTTCTGCAAGCCTATTATAAGGTAGAATATTTGTTTACCGTAAAAGCCGGTGCGTTTAACCCGCCACCAAAGGTTTTATCGGGCGTAATCAGATTAACCCGTAATGAGGTATTTACTTTAGATTGTGATGAAAAACTATTTTGGCAGGTGGTAAAAGCAGGCTTTAACCAGCGCAGAAAAACTTTGCGTAACGCGCTATCGTCACTCATCAATAAAGAAAAAATGGGCGAGGAGGCATTACTTGAATTACGAGCAGAACGTTTAACCGTTGCTGATTTTGTGAACTTGACTAATAAAATAAGCGAAACGAGGTAA